The nucleotide window GCCCGCGGGTTCTCGGCCTGCTCGGGCGCGACGTAGTCCGGCGTGCCCACGAACACGCCCGGCTGCGTGAGGTCGTCGGTCTCGGGGTCGACGTGGTCCACGTCGGCGACCCGCGCGAGCCCCATGTCGAGGATCTTCACCTTCGGCAGCCGGCCGGTGCGGCCCTCGGCCGGCGCCAGCGGCGACGGGCTGATCATCAGGTTCGACGGCTTGATGTCGCGGTGGACCAGCTTCACCTCGTGGGCGTGCTGGAGCCCCTCGGCCACCTGGCGGGCGTAGTACACCACGTCCACCACCGGGAGCGGCCCCGTCTGCTTCACCAGCCGCAGCAGGTCGATTCCGGGGACGTACTCCATCGCCACGAACGGGATCTCGCCGTCCAGTTCGGTCTGGAACACGGTGACGATGCACGGGTCGCTCAGGCGCCCGGAGGCGCGCACCTCGCGTTTGAACCGCGTGCGGGAGCCGGGCTGGTCGAGCTTCCCCGGGGAAATGACCTTGAGCGCCACCAGGCGGTTCACGCCCGGCTGTTTGGCCTTGTAGATGACCCCCATGCCGCCGCGGTTGATCTCTTCAATGATCTCGTAGCCGGCGATGACCCGGCCCGGTCCGATCGCGGCCCCGCGGGCGGGCGCCGAACCGGCTTCCGGGGGCGGGGGCGAAATCGGTCCGGTCGCAGGGGGACGAGTGTTCTCGCGGGTGTTCTCGCTCGCCAACGCGCAGACCGGGCAGACGGTGCGCGGGTCGTCCGGGACCGGCTCACCGGTCGGGTGCTCCCAAACGTTCCCGCAAGGGCAAGTGAGGCGCGTTGCCATGCGCGGTTCCGAGCGACAGTGGGCGGAGAGTGCGGGCACCCTATTCTATCGCATTTCCGCGCGGCGCCCCCGCGCGGAATACGGTCCCTGCGGCGGTCCGCCGGTTGCAGCCCTCAATAACGAGCGCGGCGGAGGAACCGTTTCGTAGCGGCCCGCGTCGCGCGGGTGGGACGGTTCGGGCGCGGGAGGTGCTGCGAGTCGCAACAGCAGGGTGCGCCGAGGGCAGCGGTTCTCGGCACGGATATGATGCCCGTCCCGGAGCGAACATTTCACCCCAGACAGACCCGAGGATCAAGTTCTCCGGCGTCAGCCGACCAGGAGCCGGCCGAGGGTGAACAGCAGTCCGGCCAGCAACATGCACGCGGGCAGCGTCAGCGCCCACGCGAGTAAGATTTTCCGACACGTCCCGCCCTGCACCCCCGACCCGTTTGCGACCATCGTGCCCGCCACGCCGCTCGACAGCACTTGCGTCGTGCTCACAGGGAGTTTGACCATGTCCGCGGCCAGAATCGTCGCCGCCGCCACCGCCTCCGCCGCCGCACCCTGCCCGTAGGTGAGGTGCGTTTTGCCGATCTTCTCCGCCACCGTCACCACGATCCGCTTGTACCCGACGCACGTCCCGATCCCGAGCGCCAGTGCGGTGCCGACCACCACCCACACCGGCACGAACTCGATCGTCGGCGCGATGCGGGTCTTCCTCACCCGTTCCAGTTCGGCCCGGAACTCCGCAGGGGTGCCGCGGTCGGCCCCCGCCCGCTTGATTTCGCGGTTCGTCCGGAACAGCGATTGGCGCACCTCCCACCGCACGTTCTTCGGCTGGCCGTTCTCGTCCTTCTCCTCGCGCGTCCGCAGGTCGTTGAGGCTGCCGAGCCCGTCGAGGTGTCCCGCAACGTACCGGAGGTCCCGGTCCAGCGCGTCCGGCAGCGGCACCTCGTACTTCGCGTACGCCGCACGCACCTCGTTTGTGGCGTGCAGGAGTTGCGGCACCTTCTCAGGGTCGTTGACGTTAAGCGCGTAGTGGACCGGCATGAACCCGATCAGCACCAGCAGCAACAGCCCCATCCCTTTTTGGCCGTCGTTCGAACCGTGGGCGAAGCTGACCCCGCCGCAGGTGCAAATGAGCACCACCCGCACCCACCGCGGCGGGCGGTCGCCGTCGTGCGGCGGTTCGTACAGCTTCGGCTCTTTCAGCGTGCGCCGCATGACCAGGAGCAGGGCCGCGGCCACAACGAACCCGAATAACGGCGACAGGAGCAGCCCCGCCCCGACCTCGCCGGCCTTGGCCCAATTCACCCCCCTGAGCCCCTCGCCCTTCCAGAGGCTGTTGGCCATCCCGACCCCGAGGATCGAACCGATGAGCGTGTGCGAACTCGACACCGGGAGCCCCAGGTACCACGTTCCGAGGTTCCACATCACCCCGGCGAAGAGCAGCGCCAGGACCATCACGAGGGCGGCGTTGGAGTTGGCGTCGATGAGCAAATCGACGGGCAGCAGGTTCACGATGCTAAACGCCACCGCCGCCCCGCCGGCCAGAACCGTGAGGAGCGCGCCGAGGAAGTTCATCACCCCCGAGTACAGCACCGCGGGCGTGGCCGAGAGCGTGCGGGTGTAAATGACCGTGGTGACGGCGTTGGCGGTGTCGTGGAAGCCGTTGATGAACTCGAACGCGAACGCCACCAGCAGAGCGACGAACAGGAAAACCAGCGGCCAGCCGCCCATTTCACCGACCGCGTTCCAAAAATCCATCACCACGCCTCTGAGCGATTCACAAGTCCCTCACCACTAGGTAGTTCGACTTGGGGCTTTCAAAACAAGTGTCACTGCCGCTTCTTCGCGCAATCTTCACGATTGCGGTAGTTTCAAGTTCCAGGTTCCAGGTCGGAACTTGGCTCGTCAAAAAGCTCCGGTGCCTCGTGCCGTCGTGACTTCACTTGGAACCTGAAACTTGAAACTACTGGATTGGGTCGGGCGCGGTTCCGGCACGAGTGTTGCATTAACACACACGGCCAGTCAGAGACGGCCGCCGGACTCGATCGCCTTTTCTCACCCTCCGTTGACGGAGTGCCGATATGACCCCGCACGAACAACCGACGAGCCGTTTGGGTAAGATCCGCTGGGGGCTTGCGGCCCTGCTGTTGGGCTTGCCGCTGCCGGTGGTGATAATCGCGTTCCTCGCGCCCGGTTGTGGTCGTTGATCGGGCGGTGGTACGTGGCATCAACGTTCGGCGCCGCGGCGGCGGGAAGGAACCTTCCCGCCGCCGCGCCCCGAACGTTTCTATTTTGAACTCGCTTTGCGGCCCTGCTCGATGCCGGTCTTCGCGTTCGGCCCCGCACAGATTACGAGCGCTTCACCTCGCGCGGCCGCGGAGCGGTGCGGTCCTTCTGTTTCAACGTGTCCGTGAGGTTCTGTTGTGCGGGGCCGTTGCTCGGGTTGATGCTCAGGGCCGCGCGGAACTCGGCGATCGCGCCGTCGAGGTCGCCCAGATCCCGAAGAGCGTTGCCCAGGCCGTTGTGCCCGGCGGAGTGGTTCGGGTCGAGCGCGAGCAGCTCCCGGTACGCTTTCACGGCCCCGGCGGGGTCCTTCGCGGCCCGCAGAGCGACGCCCAGGTTGTACCGCGCCCGCAGATGTTTCGGGTCGAGCCGGATCGCTTCCTTGTAGGCGGAGGCGGCGCCCCGCGGGTCGCCCGTCTGGCGCAACAGCATCCCGAGGTTGTTGTGCAGCCCGGGTTCCGCCGGGGCGTAACGAAGGGCGTCGCGGAACGCGCCGATCGCGCCGTCCAGGTCTTCCCGGTCCCACAGCAAGTGCCCCAGCGCCGAAGCGGCGCCCGGGTTCGCCGGGTTCAGCTTCAGCGACTCACGGTACGCGCGGATCGCACCGGTCGTGTCGCGCTTCAACTGTAGGGCGCGGCCGAGTTCGGCGTGGGCCACCGCGGACCGCGGGTCGCACTCGACGGCCGCGCGCAAGCTCTGCACCGCCGCGTCCAGTTCGCGGGTCCGCAGCAGCGCGTTCCCGAGGTTGGCGTGCGCGGCCGCGAACTTCGGGTTCATCTCCAGCGCCTGACGGAACTTGACGATCGCCCCGCGCAGGTCGCCGGCGGTGGCGAGCGCGGAACCGTAGTTGTTGTGGAACTCCGGGTACGGGCAGTCCGGGTCGGCGCGCATGAGTTCCTCGTACACCCGAACCGCGCCGGGGCCGTCGCCCTTCGCCCGCAGCGCGATCGCCTTAATGTTCAGCGCGTTGAGGTCGCGCGGGTCGAGGCGGAGCGCCTCGCGGGCCGCGGCCAGCGCTTCGTCGTACTGCTCGCCGTCGCGCAGCGCGATCCCCAACTTGTTCCACGCCAGCACGCTCTGCGGGCGCAGCGCGACGGCCGCCTGGAACCACCGCGCCCGCTCGGCCGCGCCCTCCTTGGAGTTCATCGGGTACGTGCCCCCGAGTTCCATCAGCACCCGCACGCTGCCCGGCGCCCGGTCCCACTCCGCCGCCAGCAGCGCCCGCCGCCGGGCGGGGGACAGCCCCGGGCGCACCGCCGCGGCCAGCGCGATCACGAACCGCGCCGGCTGGTCGCCGAGCCCCGCCGCGGTGAGCCGGGCCAGTCCCGCCCCGTCGCGCGCCTGAACCGCCGCGCGGACGGCGTCGCGGGTCGGGTCCGGGTCCGCCTCGTGCAAGAGGGCCGCGAGGTCGGCCGTGCCGGCGGCCCCGAGCCACAGGTCCAAGGTGAGCAGCACCCGGTCGCGGATCAGCGAGTCGTTCACGCGGCGCGCGGCCTCGGCCGGCGGGGCGTTCGGTACGATTCCCGCTTGCGCGAGCGCCGTCGCCCACCGGGTCTGGAGGTCGGCGGCCAGGGGCAGTTGCCCGTTCACCGGGGTCCAGGCGAAGGTCTCGACCTCGTCGAGGCGCGTGAGCAGCGCGTGGTCGGTGCGGCACCGGGCGATGCGCGCACCGAACTCCTCGCCGCCGGGCTGGCCCTCCCGGCGGGTGACATCCGCGAGCGCGAGCGCGGCGGTAGCAGCGTCGTCGTTGCGGAGCGCGGCCTCACACCGGTCGAGGTCGGCGGCCAGGGCGCGGCGGTTGTCGGCGGCGGCGCGGGCGTCCTTCTCGCTCTGGCGCAGGTCGGCGGCGGCGCGCTCGCGCTCGGCCCGCTCGGCCTCGATCCGCCGCTCGGCGGCCTTATGATCGAGCCACCAGCCGGTTCCGGCGGCGCCGAGGAGCATGAGCGCCACCGCCGCGAGTAGCGCCAGTTGCACCCGGCGGCGCTTGCGCTGCTCGGTCGCTTTCACCTCGGCCGCGGCGCGCTCCGACTCGGCGGCCCGGAGCCGGGTTTCCACCCCGGCGCGGTAACGCGCGACCGCGTCCGCGACCGCCTTGCCGTCCGCGGGGCGGTCCGCGGCCCAGGGGGCCAGACAGCGGCGGGCCAACTCCACCAGGTCCGCGGGCGCGCCGCTCGCGCCGAGCGCGGCGAGCGGTTCGTCGAGGATGCCCGCGGCGGTCGCTCCGATCACCTCGGTCGAGTGGCGCCCCGCGAACGGGCGCGAGCCGGTGAGCACCTCACACAGGACGGCGCCGAGGCTGAACACGTCGGCCCGCGGGTCCACGGGCTCGCCCCGGGCCTGCTCGGGCGCCATGTACGAGGGCGTCCCGAGCACCTGTCCCGCGGCCGTCACTTCGGTACTGTGGTCGGACGAGAACGCGTCCGACGACCCGGTGCGGTCGCCGAGCGTTTTCGGCTCGTCTCCGGTTCCCTGTGCTCGGGTCGGCGCGTCCGGCCCCCCGGCGGTTTTGGCGAGCCCCCAGTCCATGACCTGCACTTCGCCGAACTCGCCCACCATGATGTTCGCGGGCTTCAGGTCGCGGTGGACGACGCCGCGCGCGTGCGCGAACCCGACGGCCAGGCACACGTGCTCGAAGATCTGGACGAACCGGTTCAGCTCGTCGGCCGGGGAGGCGCGGTCGCGGAGCAGGGCTGTGAGGGTGCGCCCCTCGATCAGCTTCATTACGAGGAACGGCGTACCGTCGCCGAACCGCCCCAGGGCGTAAACCGGCGGAATGTTGGGGTGCGGGAGCTGGGCCGTGATTTCGGCTTCGATGACGAACCGCCGGGCGCCGTCGCGGCCGGCGCGCGGGAGCAGCACCTTGATCGCGACCGGGCGGTTGAGCGTGAGTTCGCGGGCGGCGAGGACGCGCCCCATGCCGCCGCGGGCGAGTTCGCGGGCGACCTCGTACCCGGGCACGGCGGGCACCTCTTCGCCCAGCATTTGCCGCCGCGCCGCGAGCGGATCGGTGAACCGGGCGACGGTCGCACTGGAATCGGGCGCGTGGGGCGAGTTCGGTCCCGACACGCGGGTCGCGGACAGATCGTCGGGCATCGTCGGGCCTCGGGAGGGTATCCCCAATGATAGCCCGTCGGCCGCGGCGGTCACGCGCCACTCTGTCGCTCGCCGGAAAAGACGAGTTTTGCGCCTTTACCAGTGACTACAAAGTTATGGTTCCATTCGTACCGCTCGCGCGGGCCGAACGGTGCTCTGTTAAGGTGATTAGCAAAATTCTAGGGCTGGGTTTGGGTTGGGGCGGCGGCCCGGATCAGACGGTTAGACTCGTTGCGCAATAGCGGTCGGTGGGCTATTCATAGGGCATGACGAATTACGAGAAGTTGTGTCGTAAGCCGTTGTTGTTCCGGATGTTCACGGGGTTGTCGGCCGCCGAGTTCGACCAGTTGGTGGCAGATCTCGAACCGGTGTGGCTCGCCCGCAAGGCCAAACGAGCCGCGGGCCGCCCGCGCCAACGCAAGCCCGGGGCCGGGCGCCCGGTGAAGCTGCTGTTCACCGAGCGGCTGCTGATGGTGTTGCTGTACGATCGGGTGTACGTCCCGCAGGAGTTCGTCGGGTTCTTGTTCGGGGTCGATAAGGGAACCGTGTCTCGTGGCGTTCAGGAACTGGGACTGTGCATGGCCGGGGTGTTCCGCATCCCCGAGCGCCAGGTGCGGATCGACCCGGACGATCTGGTCGCGGTGTTCGTGGACGCGACCGAGCAACCGGTCAACCGCCCGAGTCGGAGGCAGCGGCGCAGCTACTCGGGGAAGAAGAAGCGTCACACGGTGAAGCACCAGGTGGTGGTGACGCGCAAGCGAAAGGAGCCGGGGGGCAAGCAGAAGGTGCGGATCAAGGCGGTGTCGAAGGCGGCCAAGGGTCGCGTTCACGACAAGAAGATGTACGACCAGTCGCGGCTGCGAATCGCCCCCGAAGTACCGAAGTCGGGTGACAGCGGGTACCAGGGGAGCAACCTGCGGGTGCCCAGGAAGAAGCCGAGGAACGGTGCGCTGAGCGACGAGGAGAAGCGATCCAATCGGCGCTTGGCACGGGAGCGGATCGTGGCCGAGCACGGGATCGGGAAGATGAAGATCTGGCGGATCGCGGCGGACCGGTACCGCAACCCGCCGCGCCGGCACACGGTCATGATGAAGAATGTGGCCGGGCTCCACAACCGCATGTACGGCTAATGCACACACATAATGGTGAGCACGGGGGCCGCCTCAACTCACGCCTATTGCGCAACGAGTCTGTTATACAGGAAGGTCCTCAGGTGTTCGCCGCGGTGGTTGTGCCGGAATCCATACTCGGCCAGGTACAGCGGCAAGTTCCCCGGCTCGACCCCGTGGACGTGCCGGTACAGCCGCTTCACGGAGCTCCAGAAGCCCTCGATCCCGTTGATATGCGCGGCCCCCACCCCGAACGTCTCCTGGTGGTTGATCGGGACGTGCTTGCCGTGGCTCTGGACATCGTTGTAGCCGGCGAACTCGTCCGTGTGGAACACGCTCCCCTTGACCGTTCCCACTCCGTCTTGCGCCGGTGAGAGCTCCACTCGGCCCGGCAACTGGGGCACTGCCGCTGCCGGGCCGAACTCTGGTGTGTGGCCTGGTGGCACCGCCAACAGAGTCGCTCGACCAAGTGCCGCTCATACTCTTCGAGGGTCATCGGGACAGCCTACTTGCTGCCCGAGAATTTTGCTAATCACCAGTGAATTTCTCCTGCGCGTGGGCGCCACGCTCGGCATGCGTCGTTTTCCCACGCCGCAACTCCGCGTTATTTCTCCGGCACGACCGGCGCCATGGGGATCATTGGCGCGCTCGGGATGGGGCTCACCGGCGGGCCGAGGATGCCGGTTCCGGCATTACGACCGGTGTCGGTAAGGGCCGTTCCGGAGCGGTACTTCGCGCCCTCGCCGGGCTCGTACCCGGGGGGCGTGATCCGCCAGTTCGGTCCCGACTGCGCCGACTGCGCCGACTGCGCCCACTGCGCGCCCGCACAGAACAGCCGCGACATCTCTTTCGGGTCGAACTTGGTGCTCTCGAGCGGCGAGTTGATCTCGGGCGGTATCACGGACACGTTGTACGTCATCCCGGTCATCGCGGTGAGCAGGAACAGCTTGTGCAGGTCACTGCGGGTCTGGTCGTAGATGACCGTCGACACCGCGTTGCTCGCGATCGCGAACGTGCGCGGCTTCACCGGGGACGGGTCCGGGTACAGCTTGCCCGCCACCAGGATGTACAGGTTCGAGCCGTGCAGCCAGCCCGGCGGCGGCTCGTGCCCGGGCGGCGCGTACGGCGGGGCGAAGAACATCGACGACGTGGTGCCGCCGTCGATGTGCCGCTCCACGTACCGCCGGCCGTCCACGGTCATCGGGATGCGCACCGGCGGGAAGAACCCCGGGATCGCGGCCGAGGCGAGGAGCACCTTGCGGAACAGCTCGCGGCTCTCCGGCGTGTTGCGCGCCGCGATCGCCCCCATGTCCCACACGACCGCCCGGCGCGCGTCCAGGTCCGTGGTGCCGACGTAGTACCGCCGCCCCTTCGCGTGCTCCGCCGCGAACCGGGCGATCCGCTCGTCGTTCGCCGTTCGCTCGATGACCTGCGCCAGCGGGCCGCTGTCCGCCAGCGACTCGGACAGCAGCGACGGGATGATCCGGTTCCGCTTGTAGATGTCCCGGTCGCGGAGCGTAGTGTAGCACCGCTGCAACTCGGCGTCCTCGCCCGGCCCCAGGAACGCGAACGCGCCGAGCAGCGCGCCGGTGCTGATCCCGGTCACCACATCGAACTCGGGGCGGGTGCCGGTCGCGGTCCAGCCGACGAGCACGCCGGCCGGGTATGCGCCGTAGGAGCCGCCCCCGGTGACGACGAGAATGTTCCGCTTCGGGGACGGGACCGCCGGCCGCGCCGCGGCGCGCGACTTTTCGGCGAACGCGAGCAGCTCCGCGGTGCTGATCGTGCTGCGCCCGGCCTCCTGGGCCGCGACGTCCAGCCACCCGACGGACGCCTTCAGTTCCTCTCTGGTGCGCTCGGCGCGCACGCCGTGCTTCCGGAACGGCGCGAGCCGG belongs to Gemmata obscuriglobus and includes:
- a CDS encoding inorganic phosphate transporter, translated to MDFWNAVGEMGGWPLVFLFVALLVAFAFEFINGFHDTANAVTTVIYTRTLSATPAVLYSGVMNFLGALLTVLAGGAAVAFSIVNLLPVDLLIDANSNAALVMVLALLFAGVMWNLGTWYLGLPVSSSHTLIGSILGVGMANSLWKGEGLRGVNWAKAGEVGAGLLLSPLFGFVVAAALLLVMRRTLKEPKLYEPPHDGDRPPRWVRVVLICTCGGVSFAHGSNDGQKGMGLLLLVLIGFMPVHYALNVNDPEKVPQLLHATNEVRAAYAKYEVPLPDALDRDLRYVAGHLDGLGSLNDLRTREEKDENGQPKNVRWEVRQSLFRTNREIKRAGADRGTPAEFRAELERVRKTRIAPTIEFVPVWVVVGTALALGIGTCVGYKRIVVTVAEKIGKTHLTYGQGAAAEAVAAATILAADMVKLPVSTTQVLSSGVAGTMVANGSGVQGGTCRKILLAWALTLPACMLLAGLLFTLGRLLVG
- a CDS encoding serine/threonine-protein kinase, producing the protein MPDDLSATRVSGPNSPHAPDSSATVARFTDPLAARRQMLGEEVPAVPGYEVARELARGGMGRVLAARELTLNRPVAIKVLLPRAGRDGARRFVIEAEITAQLPHPNIPPVYALGRFGDGTPFLVMKLIEGRTLTALLRDRASPADELNRFVQIFEHVCLAVGFAHARGVVHRDLKPANIMVGEFGEVQVMDWGLAKTAGGPDAPTRAQGTGDEPKTLGDRTGSSDAFSSDHSTEVTAAGQVLGTPSYMAPEQARGEPVDPRADVFSLGAVLCEVLTGSRPFAGRHSTEVIGATAAGILDEPLAALGASGAPADLVELARRCLAPWAADRPADGKAVADAVARYRAGVETRLRAAESERAAAEVKATEQRKRRRVQLALLAAVALMLLGAAGTGWWLDHKAAERRIEAERAERERAAADLRQSEKDARAAADNRRALAADLDRCEAALRNDDAATAALALADVTRREGQPGGEEFGARIARCRTDHALLTRLDEVETFAWTPVNGQLPLAADLQTRWATALAQAGIVPNAPPAEAARRVNDSLIRDRVLLTLDLWLGAAGTADLAALLHEADPDPTRDAVRAAVQARDGAGLARLTAAGLGDQPARFVIALAAAVRPGLSPARRRALLAAEWDRAPGSVRVLMELGGTYPMNSKEGAAERARWFQAAVALRPQSVLAWNKLGIALRDGEQYDEALAAAREALRLDPRDLNALNIKAIALRAKGDGPGAVRVYEELMRADPDCPYPEFHNNYGSALATAGDLRGAIVKFRQALEMNPKFAAAHANLGNALLRTRELDAAVQSLRAAVECDPRSAVAHAELGRALQLKRDTTGAIRAYRESLKLNPANPGAASALGHLLWDREDLDGAIGAFRDALRYAPAEPGLHNNLGMLLRQTGDPRGAASAYKEAIRLDPKHLRARYNLGVALRAAKDPAGAVKAYRELLALDPNHSAGHNGLGNALRDLGDLDGAIAEFRAALSINPSNGPAQQNLTDTLKQKDRTAPRPREVKRS
- a CDS encoding IS5/IS1182 family transposase encodes the protein MTNYEKLCRKPLLFRMFTGLSAAEFDQLVADLEPVWLARKAKRAAGRPRQRKPGAGRPVKLLFTERLLMVLLYDRVYVPQEFVGFLFGVDKGTVSRGVQELGLCMAGVFRIPERQVRIDPDDLVAVFVDATEQPVNRPSRRQRRSYSGKKKRHTVKHQVVVTRKRKEPGGKQKVRIKAVSKAAKGRVHDKKMYDQSRLRIAPEVPKSGDSGYQGSNLRVPRKKPRNGALSDEEKRSNRRLARERIVAEHGIGKMKIWRIAADRYRNPPRRHTVMMKNVAGLHNRMYG
- a CDS encoding transposase gives rise to the protein MGTVKGSVFHTDEFAGYNDVQSHGKHVPINHQETFGVGAAHINGIEGFWSSVKRLYRHVHGVEPGNLPLYLAEYGFRHNHRGEHLRTFLYNRLVAQ
- a CDS encoding patatin family protein, with the protein product MVRTFTRPGPALALALALLAVALGCSSPSTVGDRLAPFRKHGVRAERTREELKASVGWLDVAAQEAGRSTISTAELLAFAEKSRAAARPAVPSPKRNILVVTGGGSYGAYPAGVLVGWTATGTRPEFDVVTGISTGALLGAFAFLGPGEDAELQRCYTTLRDRDIYKRNRIIPSLLSESLADSGPLAQVIERTANDERIARFAAEHAKGRRYYVGTTDLDARRAVVWDMGAIAARNTPESRELFRKVLLASAAIPGFFPPVRIPMTVDGRRYVERHIDGGTTSSMFFAPPYAPPGHEPPPGWLHGSNLYILVAGKLYPDPSPVKPRTFAIASNAVSTVIYDQTRSDLHKLFLLTAMTGMTYNVSVIPPEINSPLESTKFDPKEMSRLFCAGAQWAQSAQSAQSGPNWRITPPGYEPGEGAKYRSGTALTDTGRNAGTGILGPPVSPIPSAPMIPMAPVVPEK